One part of the Phragmites australis chromosome 3, lpPhrAust1.1, whole genome shotgun sequence genome encodes these proteins:
- the LOC133911661 gene encoding protein PAM68, chloroplastic-like yields MELPNSHPRAHAPALTCNSTLIIFGRSAFPSCRARPLQARRSKNYRSDEDTAAEPKIITLGRPGKSRRRRDRKQQQQKKLDEGEESDEEEEDEEDERDAAIPEVVTNRMMRRVGVSVGAPLALGVGFFPVFYYLKTVAKVDVPTWIPFGVSFIFFGAALLGVSYGIVSASWDPARDGSLLGWNEARRNWPVFWDSLRGGSTPRRG; encoded by the coding sequence ATGGAGCTGCCGAACTCCCATCCTCGCGCCCACGCGCCCGCCCTCACCTGCAACTCTACTCTCATCATATTCGGACGTTCAGCCTTTCCGAGCTGCCGCGCGCGCCCGCTCCAGGCCCGCAGGAGCAAGAACTACCGGAGCGACGAGGACACCGCCGCGGAGCCCAAAATCATCACCCTCGGCCGGCCGGGGAAGAGCCGGCGGCGCCGCGAcaggaagcagcagcagcagaagaagcttgatgaaggCGAGGaaagcgacgaggaggaggaggatgaagaggacGAGCGGGACGCGGCGATCCCGGAGGTGGTGACGAACCGGATGATGCGGCGGGTGGGGGTGTCGGTGGGCGCGCCGCTGGCGCTGGGCGTGGGGTTCTTCCCTGTGTTCTACTACCTCAAGACGGTGGCGAAGGTGGACGTGCCGACGTGGATCCCCTTCGGCgtgtccttcatcttcttcgGCGCCGCGCTGCTGGGGGTCAGCTACGGCATCGTGTCCGCCAGCTGGGACCCCGCCAGGGACGGATCCCTGCTCGGCTGGAACGAGGCGCGACGCAACTGGCCCGTCTTCTGGGACTCGCTCCGGGGTGGCTCTACTCCCCGCCGGGGATAG